The window tagcctgcctggtaaaaattaaataaaaataaataaaggtgaaataaagtaaataaataaaaatgaaaatgcTGGTCAATATGTTGGCTAATTGTCCAATCAGCATCACCATTATTATTATCAAAGGCATCGTGGCTTTGTCATACCATCAAAGTCCAGCATGCCATCAGCGTTCTTGTCTCCATCCTTCAGCAGCTCATCAATCTCCTCCTCTGAGATTTGCTCGCCTGTGCTGCGGATGATGATGGCAAACTCTTCTCTGTCGATGTAGCCGTCGGCATTCCTGCGTAAGCAACACACATTGGAGTTTAACAACCTGTCGACATATGAACGCTGACTGTAAACTGTAAAACGTAACCGCTAAAACAGGTGACATACTTGTCGAACACACGGAAACATTCCGCCAACTCTTCCTCAGACTTTCCGGCCTGGTCCTCCTTTAAGAGCCTCACCATCATGACCAAGAACTCCTCGAAGTCGATGGTGCCGCTGCCTAAGGTGAAGTTTCCGATCGATTATGCATCAAGCTCGAAAATAACAGGTAAGTACAACAATATGAAAAGGTATGTATCATGCTCAGGTCACCTAAGCATAACATGGGCATAAGTTACCCAAAAGTAGCCTAATTACGCGCCAAACTTCACACGTGCCATTTAAACTATATAGCTTACATACATTAATGTAGGTTAATATATAGTATATTTTAGACTCAGCCGTTGCTCACCATCCTCATCGACCTCCTCAATGATTTCATCCAACTCCTCTCTTGTCGGGTTCTGGCCCAACATCCTCATGACCTGACCCAACTCCTTGGTACTGATATCGCCGCCACCGTCGGTGTCGAACATGTCGAATGCAGCCTTGAATTCTGGAATGATGATACGTATCGGGACACGAATTATTGTATTCATTAGACCTGACAGTTATTAATTAACGGCAACATGGTTTTGCGATGGACCTACTCACCGTTAAGCATCTCCTCGCTCAAGAATGAGCGGGCCTCCTGTTGTGCATCAGTCTAGAGGAAAAACAGCGCCACATTTGTCAGGTCATAGTATTGGTGACAATTTCTCAAATCGTAAAttatatctatatttttttgGTGGGGCAACAGTGATGTTATCAGATGAGTGTATTTTTGTCGTACAAATGGGTTAGCCTTAGCCTATAGGCATACTGACAAATGTGCCATGCTATTTAAGGCTCAACACattacccccctgtatatggccataCGGATATACATTCCCGAAGGAATTTGTCGCCTTAACACAATCCGCACCCGGACAGCCTTGCTCCCGGACCTTTTAGGTTGTGTGACAGTCTGATACTCGGTATCTACTCAATAAGCACCCATAAACCCATAGCCTATCTAGCCTGCGGAACATGCATAACTTCCCCAAAGTCATGCTCCAGAAATACTGCTATAAACACTCAATATTATTTGGTTAATTAAACAAGTTGGTGATTTGTATTCATCAATATGAGATCCTGATAATCATGGTCTAAGGAAATGACTGCTGTTTTAATCGTTTTATACCTTACACTTTATGAAATAGTAAACATGACTGCAAGAGACAATACAGTGTCAAAATGATGGTCCAAAAAATGATTTCCAAATTAGGCTAATTAATCATCTTAATTGCCCATCCAAATGTAACTTGTAAATGTAACCCTATACAAACTCGCTGTTTACTATGCTTTTATTCATGTCATTGTGTGTTCAAATGATTGGTCTTACCATGGTTGCGAATGAGCTTTCCCCCAAATACCCACAGAAATAAATCCCAAAGGAGTGGTCAATCCGTGTGCACCCCTACAGAAAGATTAAACCTCAAATGAGAGTTCAGACACACTTTAAACGGGTCACTTAAGACACACCCCCGGGTGATCACAGGACTACAGATTTAGAATCTTGAACTTACAGGGTTCTGAGGCCCCCAAAAGCCAATCGAAATCTGGAGTGGACAGTGATGGCCTTGAAGCTGCAAACATTTAATTGACGGGGTAAACGTAGCTATAAGAAAGTTTTCAGGTACATGTCATTATTGAAAGGCAACATTTGTCTTGTGATTGTAATTGCAGCAGGTTTAAGGTACCTGCAtgtttttaaatttaattttacctttatttaacgaggcaagtcagttaagaacaaattcttattttcaatgacggcctaggaacagtgggttaactgcctgttcaggggcaaaacaacagatttgtaccttgtcagctcgggatttgaacttgcaaccttccggttacgagTCCAACGCTGTTTTTGCTCATCAACCTAAGGTCTTGGTATTCCCTGTCAGACAATGTTTTTGCTCATCAACCTA of the Oncorhynchus kisutch isolate 150728-3 linkage group LG17, Okis_V2, whole genome shotgun sequence genome contains:
- the LOC109907983 gene encoding troponin C, skeletal muscle; the encoded protein is MTDAQQEARSFLSEEMLNEFKAAFDMFDTDGGGDISTKELGQVMRMLGQNPTREELDEIIEEVDEDGSGTIDFEEFLVMMVRLLKEDQAGKSEEELAECFRVFDKNADGYIDREEFAIIIRSTGEQISEEEIDELLKDGDKNADGMLDFDEFLKMMENVQ